A genomic stretch from Clavelina lepadiformis chromosome 5, kaClaLepa1.1, whole genome shotgun sequence includes:
- the LOC143458944 gene encoding putative methyltransferase-like protein 24, which produces MRQMVKNCNAKIVSLIIICVCFAISVFLMLYWDQIYGMWSFCKTDDNTSACKNSKKPVPSAMKPIPPILEPLANKELKPPGEASPEEELERIWNYMYQRQYHCTESKYLGGKTRRPFKGDGAYDLCVEKQFWPQGGDKVKCLVYSFGINNDFSFDDAMAKLGCEVHSFDPSMTLADNSIRNTGVIFHKVGISNEDNDSGFNGWKMRTLKTLIKELGHEDRHLDFLKVDTDRGDGTGFEDVIMQELFETGLYKCVRQFSFELHMPGPLTQKKHLKRCRLLYRQMRALNDGGWRLYNTTDNVRTKTKVNKDYTQRINKKKIVNETGVVILWESSFVNFEVTGTCKEVLSR; this is translated from the exons ATGAGACAGATGGTGAAAAATTGTAATGCTAAAATTGTTTCTCTAATTATTATTTGCGTATGTTTTGCCATATCTGTTTTTCTGATGTTATACTGGGATCAGATTTACGGGATGTGGAGCTTCTGCAAAACTGACGATAATACTT CTGCCTGTAAGAACAGCAAGAAACCGGTCCCATCTGCTATGAAACCCATTCCGCCCATTCTAGAAC CTTTGGCAAACAAGGAACTGAAACCTCCCGGAGAAGCTTCCCCCGAAGAAGAGCTTGAAAGAATTTGGAATTATATGTACCAGCGACAG TATCATTGCACTGAGAGCAAATACCTTGGTGGTAAGACCAGGAGACCTTTCAAAGGAGACGGAGCTTATGATCTTTGTGTTGAAAAGCAATTTTGGCCGCAAGGTGGAGATAAAGTAAAATGCTTGGTTTATTCTTTCGGGATTAACAACGATTTTAGTTTTGATGATGCAATGGCAAAACTCGGATGCGAGGTTCACTCATTTGACCCCT CCATGACACTTGCTGACAATTCGATCAGAAACACTGGCGTAATTTTCCACAAAGTAGGAATTTCAAACGAAGACAACGACAGCGGATTTAACGGATGGAAAATGAGAACTCTCA AAACTCTTATCAAAGAACTTGGACACGAAGACAGACATTTGGATTTTCTTAAAGTCGACACGGATAGGGGCGATGGGACGGGATTTGAAGACGTC ATAATGCAAGAACTGTTTGAGACCGGACTCTACAAATGCGTTCGCCAGTTTTCGTTTGAATTACACATGCCTGGACCTCTAACCCAAAAAAAACATCTAAAACGCTGCAGACTCCTCTACCGTCAGATGAGGGCGCTAAACGACGGCGGATGGCGTCTTTACAACACGACTGACAACGTCAGAACTAAAACAAAAGTGAACAAGGATTACACGCAAAGGatcaataaaaagaaaatcgtTAACGAGACTGGTGTAGTAATTCTTTGGGAATCCtcgtttgtaaattttgaagtgACTGGTACCTGCAAGGAAGTGCTGTCCCGATAA